The Ktedonobacterales bacterium genome contains the following window.
CTCTGGGTGGCTGCGCCAGGAGCGTCCAGAATACTGGCGCGTCCAGCAGCCAGACCACCAACGGCGCGGGTAACTCCGGCCAGACCAGCACAAATGATGAACTCAATCATCTCCAGCAGATCGATCAACAAAATCAGCATGACTCAGATACCCTGGACAATGATGAGCAAAACGCCAATCAAGACAGCGGCACCGACCAGGAGATCATCCCATGAAACACATACAACGCTTCTGCTCACAGCGCCTGCGGCTCGCGCGCCCGCATCTGGCGGGCCTCTCGCTGGCCCTGGTAGGAGCCTTCGGCCTGCTCAGCGCGGGCGTAGCCGCTGCTCCTGTCGCCTCGGCGGCTTCGCGCTGCACGACGGTGGACTGCGTTCAACAGTTCGGCGATCAACGCATTCAAGAGCGGCTGGCCGCGCTGGATAAGCTCAAGGACAGAGCCAGGAACCATAAGGGCCTCACCGATCAGCAGCGTAACGTCATTACTGATGACGCGACCTTCAATGAGAATGGCTTGAATGCCCTGAAGAAAAAGCTCGATGGCGAAACCGACCTCAGAGCAGCCCTTGCCGATGTCAAGAACATCTACGTGCAGTTCCGCATCTTTGCCGTCGTGCTGCCGCGCGACTATGGCGAGATTCTACTCTTCCATGAGCAAAACGCCATCGCCCGCATGACCGACGCCAACCAGCAGATCAGCGACCTCATCCAGAAAGATAAGGACGCAGGCCACGATGTAACCAAGCTTCAGGCGTTGCAGAGGGACTATAACGCCAAACTGCGAGACGCGACCAATAAGACAAACGCCGCGCAGGGGCTGATTCCCAGCCTGATCCCTGCCAACTATCCTGGTACCAACACCACGCTCAGAACCTACCGCAGCGATCTGAAGACGGCCCGCCAGGACATCAAAGGCGCGGCTTCCGACCTGCACCAGATGATCCAGATTCTCAAAGCCGACCTGGGCGGCCAGGGCTAGACTCCTCGTGGCTTGCGGGCCAGCAGCGGGCAGCGCGCTCGCTGCTGGCCCGTTCCACCAATTATTGGGGGCGCCACTTGTAGCGCCGCCATCTTGGCGGCCACCGCTGCGCAGGGCGAGCGTTCGCCCACCAGGCCACCGGACCGGCAGGCCAGCGTTGAGCCGCCTGGAAGGCGGCGCTACAAATACCAGGTCTCGCTTGCCAACACCTCATGTTTGGTGGAACCTTCTTTTTGCGAAAGCGTGCGCCCGGCAGACAACAGTGCTACAATGTCGTCTGCATACGATGTATCTGGATGAGAAGGAGCATGCTCGTGAGCCTGGTCAATGTGTTTGAGTATGAGGCGCTGGCACAGGCGCGAATGGAGCCAAGCGCCTGGGACTTTTATCAGGGCGGCAGCGATGACGAGGTAACGCTGCGGGAGAATCGCGCGGCGTTCGAGCGCATTCGGCTGCGCCCGCGCATGCTCGTCAACGTCGAGACCTGCGAGATAGGCACAACAGTGCTGGGAACGCCGGTTAGCATGCCCATCATGGTGACGCCCACCGCCTTGCACTGCCTGGCTCACCCGGAAGGTGAGTGCGCAACTGCCCAGGGCGCAGGCCGGGCAGAGACGCTGATGGTCGCCAGTACCGCGTCCACGCGCACGCTAGAGGAGATCGCGCAAGCAGCAAGCGGCCCGCTCTGGTTCCAACTCTATGTCTTTGATCGCAAGACCGGCGCGGCGCTGGTCCAGCGCGCGGCTCGCGCCGGGTATCGCGCGCTGGTGATCACCGTTGATTCTCCGCGCTGGGGACACAAAGAGCGCGCCATCAAGAGCGGCTTCGATCTGCCGCCGCATCTCTCCGAGGCGAACCTAACCGGCTATGAGCCGATGAGTGGTTATGCGCCCTTAACCTGGGCAGACCTGGCCTGGCTGCGTTCGCTGACGCCGCTGCCACTCATCCTCAAAGGCATTCTGACAGCGGAAGATGCGGCGCTGGCGCTTGAGCATGGGGTAGATGGCATCATCGTGTCCAATCATGGCGGGCGGCAACTGGACAGCGTTATCCCCACCATCGAGGCATTGCCAGAGATCGTCGAAGCGGTTGCCGGGCGCTGCGAAGTCTATCTTGACAGCGGCATCCGCCGGGGTACAGATGTGCTGAAAGCCCTGGCCCTGGGGGCGCGCGCCGTCCTGATTGGGCGGCCCATACTCTGGGGGCTGGCTGCCAGGGGAGCAGAGGGCGTCTATGAGGTGTTGGAACTGCTGCGGGCAGAACTCGATCTGGCGATGCGTCTGGCCGGATGCCCCCGGCTTGAGGACATCCAGCGTTCGCTTGTAAAATTACCTTTGGGACTGTATCACTAAAAACTGAGCGTCTTGCCAACTGATATATAGTAAGTGTTCGTAGAACATAAGGCAGGATCAATGGGTAAGGAAGCGTGAATGGTTTGTTCGTAGAGAAGGGAGGGGCGGCGCTGACCCACTGCCGCACAACAGTATGGCAAAACTCAAGAACCATGTAAGCGTGACATCATCAGGCAACTTACTCACCAGGCGGTTCTCTCGCCACCCGGAGCGCTACCTGGAGATTTATCGGGTGCTGCGCAAGCACGAACTGCATCATGTGGCCGCTCAATTTATGATGGCTCACCGGCATGAGGAGGAAGACGAAGAGTTTGGCCTGGATGGGCATCTGGAAGAAGCGGAAGATCATGCCGAAGACCTGGCAAGCGCCCTGGAAGAGTTAGGGCCATCGTGGATCAAACTGGGCCAGCTCCTCAGCACCCGCCCGGATTTGCTGCCAGCGGGCTATATTACCGCCCTCGCGCGCCTTCAGGATACCGTCACGCCCGTACCCTGCGAGAAAATCATCACGATTGTCGAGAGTGAACTGGGCGCGTCTGTGGATGAATTGTTTTTGTCTTTTGATCGTGAGCCACTTGCCACCGCCTCGCTGGCGCAGGTGCATCGCGCCGTGCTGCACGATGGCAGCGAGGTAGCCGTCAAGGTGCAGCGCCCTGGCGTGCGCAATCGGATTGAGATTGATATTGAAGTCATGCACGAACTCGCCCGTTTCGCCACGAAACATACCTCGTTTGGCGCGCGCTACGGCCTCATGCAGATGGTCCGCGAACTGGAACACAGCCTGAGCCAGGAACTCGACTTCCGCCAGGAGGCCGAGAACACCCGCCTGATTAGCCGCCAGATCGCTGAATTTCAACGCCTGACCACGCCCACCGTCTACAGCGACTACACCTCGCGCCGCGTGCTGACACTCAGTTTCGTGCATGGTCAGCACCTGGCGGACCTCAGCCGCGCCCAGGTGCAGGAGCTGGATACGCGCCCCATCGCCAAAGAATTGCTGGCGGCCTATCTCAAGCAGGTCGTCATTGACGGCGTGTTTCACTGCGACCCACACCCCGGCAATATCCTTCTAGCCGAAGATGGCCGCCTGGCGCTCATGGATTTCGGCATGGTAGGGCGCTTCGATTCCGGCCAGAAAGACCACATCATCCTGCTGCTGCTGGCCTTTGCCGAACGGCTGGGCGAGCGCGTTGCCGATACCTACCTGGAAATGATGGAACTGCCCAGGGGCTTTGACCGGCGCTCCTTCACCCAGGATGTCTCTGCCCTGGTCAGCCGCTATCATGATATGAGCGGCGGACGAATGGCCCTGGGTACCGCTCTGCTTGACCTCACCCGTCTGTCCCAGGCACACAGCGCCCCGGTACCCAGCGCCATGACGCTGCTGGGCAAGGCCATGCTCAACCTGGACGGCGCCATCCGCGCCCTTTCGCCTGAACTGGACCCGGTGCAACTCATCCGCGAATATATGCTTAAAGTGATGGAAAAGCGCATAAGCGGCCAGCTTTCCGGCGGAAGAGTCTTTGCCTGGGTGCTGGATATGAAGCGCCTCTTCGAGAACTCGCCCCGGCGCGCCGATATGATTCTGGACAAGCTC
Protein-coding sequences here:
- a CDS encoding alpha-hydroxy acid oxidase, coding for MSLVNVFEYEALAQARMEPSAWDFYQGGSDDEVTLRENRAAFERIRLRPRMLVNVETCEIGTTVLGTPVSMPIMVTPTALHCLAHPEGECATAQGAGRAETLMVASTASTRTLEEIAQAASGPLWFQLYVFDRKTGAALVQRAARAGYRALVITVDSPRWGHKERAIKSGFDLPPHLSEANLTGYEPMSGYAPLTWADLAWLRSLTPLPLILKGILTAEDAALALEHGVDGIIVSNHGGRQLDSVIPTIEALPEIVEAVAGRCEVYLDSGIRRGTDVLKALALGARAVLIGRPILWGLAARGAEGVYEVLELLRAELDLAMRLAGCPRLEDIQRSLVKLPLGLYH
- a CDS encoding AarF/UbiB family protein, which gives rise to MTSSGNLLTRRFSRHPERYLEIYRVLRKHELHHVAAQFMMAHRHEEEDEEFGLDGHLEEAEDHAEDLASALEELGPSWIKLGQLLSTRPDLLPAGYITALARLQDTVTPVPCEKIITIVESELGASVDELFLSFDREPLATASLAQVHRAVLHDGSEVAVKVQRPGVRNRIEIDIEVMHELARFATKHTSFGARYGLMQMVRELEHSLSQELDFRQEAENTRLISRQIAEFQRLTTPTVYSDYTSRRVLTLSFVHGQHLADLSRAQVQELDTRPIAKELLAAYLKQVVIDGVFHCDPHPGNILLAEDGRLALMDFGMVGRFDSGQKDHIILLLLAFAERLGERVADTYLEMMELPRGFDRRSFTQDVSALVSRYHDMSGGRMALGTALLDLTRLSQAHSAPVPSAMTLLGKAMLNLDGAIRALSPELDPVQLIREYMLKVMEKRISGQLSGGRVFAWVLDMKRLFENSPRRADMILDKLANDQITLRLEVDQLDEAIKSVNRATRRLALSVLIGSSIIGGGFILEFLRKPRKR